The window CACTTCAGAAATTGTTAACATTATAATCCATATTTAACCGGACTATGATACTCAGTACCCAGAAGAAAGTGTTCTCCCAGTTATACTTAACAAAGCAAGTTTACCAGTTAGCTGGTTACTGAGATCTCCATAACTGTATTGAAGAAGACCTTGGAGTCACAGCTGAATTTTTTTCTAAAGCTTTAATCAAATTGTCTCATGGTAAAGTTAGCTGACTAATCTTTTCTGACCAGCATTAATAAATTAACACAAATAGTTCTTCATCAACCACTTCCCAACAAATGGCTCTACTGTATCTgatcttctgttttgttttcttaccTGTCCACTTTAAATTTATACATTCTACCATAATTGATAGTCTGGAAAAATATTAAGAGGGGATATTATTAGTGGATGGGATGATGGGTACTGCTTAAAGAGTAACATTTGGACAAATGTTTTCTATGGTTCACACTTCCATGTAGCAGCTTGTTAAGTTTGTAGTCTTGTAACAAGCTTTGACCAGAGGGAATATTATAAAGGACTAGTCAAGTTAGAGGAAAgggttttaaaaatgctttaaaaatacttattttttcaCTAGAGCAAGATATGTGAATTACATCAAAACGTCAGAAGTAGTCAGGCTGCCATACCCGCTTCAGATGAAATCTTCTGGACCCCCTTCTTACTTCATAAAGAGAGAGTCTTGGGGATGGACAGACTTTCTAATGAACCCTATGGTATGTATAGATGCAGCACACAAATCTATTTGCTGCTGATTTGAGATTTTTACCTTAAAGCTTTTTAATAGCGGATTTAGGGTAGCATCCATCCATAGCAGTTAGAACgccaagcaaagaaaaaaattaattcttgGTACTTGTGAAAATAGAGAAAATACACAATCAGTTTGGAAATCTCagtaaaataaacttgtttttcatatatattgtccATAATAAGAGGCATTACTAGAGATGAATggttacaccagctgaagagcgATTGCAGGTTTATGGTAGTTGAAAAATGCTTATTACTGATAATTGGATGAACCCAGTGGGGTGGTTGCAACATTGACTTAAAGGGTCACACTCTCAGCCAGCAGCAAGATTCTTTCGCTGCTTTTTTCATTAATAAGAGCAGGCATTGCAGCATTAAGCATAATGGTAATTGCAAATAACCAAtacagattatgagttttcacaGTAAAAATATTAATCTCCTGTTGGATCAAGCTATCTGCTGTTTTCCCAGTTCAAATCATGAAAGcgttatttctttattttacactttttaaattagAATATAAGTGAGCATATTAAAATCTAACATGCAGAGAACAAAACCACAATCTAGGGGGAAATCACAGGCAAATACATGAAAATATGATGCATCCTAAACATCCTGAAGCattcatttttgtattaaaatatgtTAAAGGAATGCTATGGCTCTCTAGGTACTAAGCTTTACTTTGTCTTGGACAATGTTATAGTTGTAAATgtgattgtttaaaaaacaaggcTATCAAATTAAAATAGTCTTCAAATCAGAAGAACCAAAATGCACACTACTCCTTTTAATGTCAGTCCCAAATATAAACAAAGCTGTGTATGTGCACTATACTTAGGTTCTATGTTAATAGAGCTTTAAAAGAGTTAAGACTTGGAACAGTCTAAGATGGGGAAACACTAAAGCGCAAGCTGTGGATCTGCATCCATTGCAAAGCACATGTAACTGCAATATAAAATTTTGTAGAACTAATTTGGTGAGTAAATAGTGCCTTGTTCTGAAGGTCATgaacaaaaatattaacaaactAACTGTTTATGCTCAGATGAATTAGGACCAGTCTACAGTAGAAGTTTAACTGTGTCTGGCTCAATTAAGGGCACCTCTGTCCAATGATAGTTAAACTTCTACTGTAGACTGGTCCTAATACGTCTGAGCATGCACAGTTATTGtatgttaatgtttttgtttaagaCTTTCAGTACAAGTTTCAAAACAAGACACTATATATGtatagtgtgtgtatgtatgtataaatcAATCTTTAGGGTATTTTGTTATATCCTGGGTTAATCATGGATAGTGTATCAGGAAAATGGACAAATCCCAACCAAAATCCTTCTAGATATTTTTAATGTCCCAGAGAGTTCCCATGCTTTAGCAGAATAGGAGGGTATTCAGAGAAATAAAagacacaccccatcacacacatgttcctgcttttcctcttcaAGGGATGTTGACTAGATTTAAAATTGAGCTAAGTAGTACTGTCTTGATTACTTTTAGGCCTGCAGATCTTTTCATAGGCAGAGTTCTTACTGAATTATGACAAACAGAACCGGGCAAAAGATGTGCTTCCAGTGTTTCAGGAATCCACTTCTCTCTTAAAATCAGTCTCTAAAGAATCTGAGAGCTCAACCACTTTGATATAGTTGGCATGCACTCTAACCTTGCTctctaaattttatttaaattctttgcAGTCCTGCTGAGAATCCTTAGTTATGTATCTCTCTAGTGACCTATAATGTGGCAGTGTACGTATCAGTACATCCGATTCTGTGACTATCCTAAAACACTGAAATAACTTTTCAGGAAAATGAAGTCTTCTATTTGCTACAGAACTGCTGATGGGAATGAGCTGAGATTCCCTGAAACTCCATTTGGTTGGGTTGATCTACCATGGAACAGGTCACAGATCCTAATGACACCTTTTCTAGGAGGTGATGTGTTCTAAAAATTGACATGTTTCTCTCCTACTTGTTTGTCTTACCTTTTTACAGTCTCTCTACTACAGTCCGTTTATTATGCAACTTTTCACCTATGTTAAAAACTTCATACCAAATGTGCACACATCCCAAAAACGGTGTAAGTAGGATCCGAGTTGACATACATCCATCTCTTGGGCTTCCTTTTCAAGTGTATCTGAAAGATTAATCTGAtagaattttggggaaaaaactataatttcatttgttttttccctttcaatAAATGACAGGGGTTTTTTTGTAGCCTCCTCTTCTCCACACACCCATCCCACTGGAACTCCCCTGTGATCAGTTGCCTTTAAAATTCATGATggttttgttgccctccacacTCCTAGAGTGCATTGCTTTATTGTAGCAATCAGGGTTGAAGGCTTTAACAATATTCCATTTGAAACATTCCATTCTCTGCCAATGAATCACCAAATTCAGAATTTAAACTGAAGTCTCCTACTTGGCATCTTATAGAACGACTAGGTTACTGAGCCAAATCTTCAGTAGTTTCAGAATATGGATTTCCAGCTAAGATTGAATTTTCCCTCTCAGGTGTTCAATGTCAGATGTCTTCCTGCTTACTGAAGTCTTTCTTAAAATACTTCAAACAATGACTCAAACTAAGGAAATGTTCTTTGAATTTCTCTCTTCTGTTTAGGTTATGATGATGGTTCTTCCATTACTGATATTTGTATTGCTGCCTAAAGTTGTCAACACCAGTGATCCTGACATGAGACGAGTAAGTATGCTCAGTACGAGTGGATATCAAAAACATGAGTGGATTTCAAATTTGCAGCAAACAATGGTGATGAGAtattaaattacaaaaaacaaacacagtacAAACTGAAAGTTGCCTTATGGGACGCACTAATAGACAGCTGTATTCATTCAGTGaaaactgaggccatgtctacacttatgggAGATCAATGTGGCTGcgatcaatttagcaggtctagtgaagacctgcaaAATCAATCGTAGAGCACTCCCCGGTTGAataaggtaagttgacgggagagcatctcccattgacgtaGCGTGGTGTAGACACCGTAGTAAGTCGACCaaagctacgttgactccagctacgttattcatgtagctggagtagcgtaacataggtcaacttaccccagtagtttagacaaggcctgagttGCAAATACCGTTATTCAGTTCTAGTATCAGTTCTATAAGCCTGCACTTGGGTCAGAACACAGAGTTTAATTTAATTATGCATAGCTATGAATTGTATTATGGTCTGATATTTTCCAGACCTTCTGCAAAAATCAATTAATGCCCAAATCTCTCTCCACCTAGTTCTCTTGTAAATCTTCTAATTTTTATTCTTCACTGTTAAAATCAAGCATTGAAGACCCAACAGGGCTTGCTTTTGTATACTATTTATAGACTCCTCTGGGTGTGTTGTGGGGCATAAGACTTCGTGTTCTCTTCCCCTCCTGTGCCACCACAAAAAATGTATGGTTTACTGGTGTCTATTCCTGGTGTCAGAGGTGTTTTGATATGGAACCTTAATGTAGccacttatttttaaatgatcctAATTTATTGTCCTTTTACCATGCAAAATGCCAAATAGCGGAAAGCTAGGACAAAATGGAGATTCAAGGTGTTTACGAAATCTTTTCTACTATCTAGAAATGTTCATTGTCTGTCTTTGGGTGGCTGCTTCTTTTGGGATTCAGTTGGTTCCAACTCCTCTTTCTCAGAAACCACTGTCTTCAGTAGTACTTTGCAGGTGTCCAGACCTCTTTAAAGTGATATCTATTAAAAGCAAAAATCAGAAGAAGGTGTGTAATGCCTCTGGTTTAACTTTGATAGAAGCTAAAACTTGAAAGTAGACCAACTACCTATGAAATGCTGTTGAAGTAGGTTAAATCGTAGAGACTGTTTTAGAAAAAAGCCAAAacagcgcaaaaaaaaaaaaaaaaaaaaaaaacctgttgttCTTTATGAAGTGCATGCACTCATCCACTGCTGAGGGCAGACAAGCTGCCCTCATCTTTTAGTTTTTATTAATTGCGTAATTTGGCTTTGTAATAAAAAATTCAAAGTTGAAAGTCTCAGTGACTATCAAGATTCTATCTTGGAGGAATGGGAAAGTGTTAAAATCTAAGAGCTagaataaaatggaaaatgacatTGCCTTAGTGGCTACGTATTAAACCCTGCAGTATAAACCTAAAACTCATTCACTTATGAAAAAGGAGCTTTTACTACACTCTTCAActgcttgttttttttctttgggtGATCAGCATATTGATATCTAATATATAAAGCTAAGGTAATAGTTGTGCTCTTGTAGAAGTATTTAAATATAGGAATAATATCAACAGGCTACCCAGCTAACTTTTGGCTTGTTCTTACTTGAAAAATACTTGAAATTATAAAACAATTCTGAATGTTTGTATTGCCTTTCTGTCCCTCATGTTAAGGGCtggtataataaaaatataactaaAAAGTTACAGCATTTTGGAAAAGTAATTGaacttttattaataaaatactttatttccttttgtaaaaGAAGAtaacttgtttatttttcaaaatgaaagaatATTTATGCTAAATTGTCTAAAGCTAGGTTAAGCATGGATGGATAGATGTCCTCACATTTAAGATCCTTTTCTGCACATGGAAAAGGAAGATATTAAGGCAGTGGATCAGAGCTGTAAACTAGCTATTCAGTAATTGATAGCTATGTAAGAAATTCTAAAAATTTCTGCTAGATGTGCAATAAatactagcaaaaagaaaaggagtacttgtggcaccttagagactaaccaatttattttagcatgagctttcgtcatcagatatctgatgaagtgagctgtagctcacgaaagctcatgctaaaataaattggttagtctctaaggtgccacaagtactccttttctttttgcgaatacagactaacacggctgttactctgaaaccaataaatacTAGGTTTTCAAACCTTTGGGCCAAATCTGCAAAACTTAAAAATATGTAAAGTCCAGAAGAGGACATTGATCTTAAAATCTAAAGATCTTAAATCTTAAGACAAGTCTAAATAGTATTGTGCAGAGGATCAGTGTATCTTAGCTACAGTTAGCTTTGAAAAATTGATAGTTTTTATATAACAAGTATCTGCCCTGTAAGACTACTTGAGACATGGTTGCCTGGGCTATACTGagtgcttttatttgtttttgtttgtttgttttaagtttcTTTGTGTAGTTTGGGGTTTGGCTGCGGTTGCACAAATACATTATCTTTATAGTGATGTGCTCACTAGAGAACCAGTGCATAGCAACATGATCGAGGAAATTGCAAAGCTACTTAATGTGCCAGTTCAACTGATGTTACAGAAACAGCCTTAAATAGTCAATAGTTTACACTTAGATTGTCTGATTTTTGTGTGCAGGAAATGGAGCAGTCAATGAATATGCTAAATTCCAACCACGAACTGCCCGATGTCTCTGAGTTCATGACAAGACTTTTCTCTTCAAAATCTTCCAGCAAGTCTGGCAGTGGGAGCAGTAAAGCAGGGAAAAGTGGTGCTGGAAAAAGGAGGTAGTTGTTGCTTCCTCCTGCGCCTGAGTTTGCACAGCTGTTTTTGTGTGGTATCATCTGTGTGGGTCTTGGAAGTTCAAAACACCAATACTGTAAACTTGATCCAACATGAAAATTGATCTGCTACAACTGTTGTATGTGATGTAGCTTTTTAGCCTATTTAAGCTGTTTTGTACTTGGCAGTAAGCAGAGGAGGACGTGGCTTAAATCTTGTATGTGTATAAGGTCAATATTGATGATACTAAATTAACTATATTGCTCTGTagaaaatgacattaaaataattaaattatatGATGTGCTATACATTAATGAATAAGTTTTAATCCCTAGACAAAATCTCACTATATGTAACAACAACTTTTGGTTTCAAAGAAagagttctatttttaaaaatgagcttaGTGTTTTTCTATCCTTCTCTTCTATCCACTTCTCAAGTGCATAAAGTTTCTCCCTTTGATGAAATTGAGTCATTTGAGTTTACTGAGGAAAGAACTGGCTCTGCCAGCTAGAAGTATTTGAACTGAATATACTATGTATTTGAGTTACTTTATTTTGTATGTACATTTGCTGGCTGCCAAAATCCTATTTAATAAGGTTCGTTTGAGTGGAATAGTAGTTCATGGGTTTTTCCGTTTCATTTTACTTATCTAGCAGCTGCCACAAAACTCCAGCACAAGAGCAGGCAAGCACCCTTTTCCAAAACTGCTCATGACCTCCATCAAGTTACTTATGGATCTCCAATAACCACACAGTAAGAGGAATGCAGCTCAGGTCCTTTCGCTTACACTAACCACACTACAAGCCTAGTCTCTGAAACATACTTGATTCTTTCCAGTTCTCTGACTGTATTTGCTACTAGTCTGTCTAGGAGTCAGACTTGAAGCCAAACACAGGGCAAATAATTTTACAAGTAGCTAGGTTGACTCCCACTTATATCAACTTTTAAAACTGTTTATAACAAACTCCATAATAGAACTTGATTGCATTACAAGGTAAATGGAACTGCATGTGGTCGTTTATTGGCAACACTACTCTTTTTCGTCCTGACTTGTTAGTCTTTTCTAGAATCACTCATTCATTTGATATAAATGAAAGAAGAGAATCTTCTCAAGCTGCTCGGTGTTAAGCAAGGTGATTTAAATTAAAGGTGATTTAAATTCAGGTGATTTAAATTCAGGTTAAAAGTGATTTAAATTCAGATGCAGTACACAGTTGACTGTTCTCCACTCTATGAACATTCTGTAGAATTAAAATTATAGGAACACCTGGTTACTTTGGCTCTATCTGTAAACCATTTTTAAGCTTTATAAGGAATAATTGTTTCAGAGTGAAGCAAACATTTTCAGGGACTTAGGTCATGTcccaaatattttaatgtaatgaaAGAGCTCAACAATGTAGCTATTCTTAAAATATCCGTTTCAGTTGcttattttttttgcttttatagttcattttttttctcattgcCTGCTAATGCCATAAGCAGTAGGACCCATATACAATGGATATGGTTGTCTGATAtctaaaacaattatttaaaatttgaCTACTATACAACTGAAGTAAAAATTAATCCTGATATTCATCTCTCTTCTGAGATTTAATAGCCATTTTCCAAACTGCTAGACCAATAAATGTTTTATAACGAGACCTTGATGGGTGCTATAACATAGCCAAACTGAGGCTTAAAGTAATATATAGCTGAAACTCACTCTTTCCAACTGTCCTTGGAATAAGAGGGCTGATTAAACATTAAGTTCACTCTTTCCATCTGACCACACACACATTAAAGTTAGATTTTAATAAACTTGAAACTTAAGCAGCCACAAGGCAGCATAAAGGGAAAACATCAGTTATCTTATTATGGTAGACCTTTATAGCTAGGAAACATAAAAGCTAGAAACTAATTCTTGTTCAATCTGTATATTTTGATCTACATGATTGAGTTAACACAAGGTGTGAGACAGGAAGTAAGCAGCTGGATCTTTCTGACAAGTATAAAGAAGCTTTCAGCCTTTCAAAAGTAAATTGTGGGTAGTATATTGatgagtactttttttttttgagatgtgaGGAATGGTCTGTCTCTACTAATTCCTAAAGTGAGGCATTATCTGCTTCCCAAAATAATCTTGCTTATATAAGAGCCAAGCTGGAATATATCAGGTCACCTGTTTCAACAGCAAGTTTCTGAAGGACTCATTAAAATGCCATAGAGTTTgccttctaagggcttgtcttcactatcagGGTCAATGCTGCTACAATCAATGCAGCAGGTGTCGATTTAgcgagtctagtgaagacctgctaaatcaacgaCAGAgcgctctctctctgtctctccggTCAACTCAGATACTCCAGCgccccgagaagagtaaggtaagtcgaccaGAGAACATCTCATGCTGACAcagcccagtgaagtcactggggtaagtcaacctaagctacgttgactctagcaatgttattcacgtagctggagtagcgtaacttaagtcgacttacactgaggacttgtcttcactattGGGGTAACAAACCTCTGAAAGTGGAGAAGAGGGGAATTAGCTCTGGTATTTCTCCCTAGATGTACAAACTGTGGTTTGATAGGCTTAGCCTTTCCTCCGACAGCATAATATATTGCATTAACTGTTGGTTTAATTACGCTTAGTACAGTAATTGATATTTGTAGACAACCCTTCTGTAGTGACTGAGTAAATAGAAATTTTCCAGATTATCTCCTGTCATAATGTCTGGAGGGCTTGATGTCGTGTGAAAGGAAGGAATTTAGTCCTTGAGGGGGAAGTGAAGTCTTATGTTGTGAAAACTAAGGCACTGGGTAGCAAATATAGTGGCAGGATTCCAGTGAAACTTTGGAAGCGGAATATGGATTCTATACTTTTCACCTTCTCAGAGACAGAGGCACCTGTCTCCATTTGGTGAGACTCCTGTTAGTTGCAGTTTTCTATTGAAGGCTGTTTCAGGCTCAATATAAAAAACAATGTTATTTGGCATGGTTTCCTCCTCCCCGTAAGTGAGGGCATCTGTCCCCAGTTCTGACAGTGGTATGCAGAGCCATCTTTGGGGTGCTGCTAAACTAGTCCAGAACACGGAAATAGCAAATGTGGtttttttggggtgtttttttttccccagtctgcAGTTGATCTGGGTATGGCATTGTTTACTGCAGATGAGGTTCTAGCCACAGTGTCTGTTACCTCGTGTTTTACTTGGAGCTGGCCATAAAGGTGATCTGACAGAAGTTCATTTC of the Eretmochelys imbricata isolate rEreImb1 chromosome 6, rEreImb1.hap1, whole genome shotgun sequence genome contains:
- the EMC7 gene encoding endoplasmic reticulum membrane protein complex subunit 7 → MAAWPGPLHSVLLLLVASVLPGGSWGSEAAGAGESPGGPGPGERFKIEGRAVVPGVKPQDWIAAARVLVDGEEHVGFLKTDGSFVVHDIPSGSYVVEVISPAYRFEPVRVDITSKGKMRARYVNYIKTSEVVRLPYPLQMKSSGPPSYFIKRESWGWTDFLMNPMVMMMVLPLLIFVLLPKVVNTSDPDMRREMEQSMNMLNSNHELPDVSEFMTRLFSSKSSSKSGSGSSKAGKSGAGKRR